In Trichoderma atroviride chromosome 2, complete sequence, one DNA window encodes the following:
- a CDS encoding uncharacterized protein (SMCOG1017:aldehyde dehydrogenase~antiSMASH:Cluster_2.3), with translation MTFSKEIHTFHSGKPQPQSSGSHTFQSLDPTTAKPLATIYTTTAAQLNDAVSSAQKAFPTWSQTPAPKRAAILLRAAAILRERNEALARTEMLDTGKAWSETSTVDVVTGADVLEYYAHFIGNSQPGQHTTLRPDAYVLTSHEPLGVCAGIGAWNYPIQIALWKSSPCLAAGNCMVYKPSEVTPLHANTLAEIYIEAGMPPGVFNVVYGDGPSVGAPLVAHPGIAKVSFTGQVSTGSKVASEAAKGLKSVTMELGGKSAVVVLPDADVDEAADIAMAANFFSSGQVCTNGSRVFIPDTLLSRVEEGLIKRCREGIRMGLPQDETTNYGPVVSAAQRDKCNMYIRHGKEVDKAKVLYDGAVDAQKNKPTPDGYWVPPVIFTNCTDDMRIVREEIFGPVMSILPYKTQGKSQEEWLPELIRRANDTETGLAAGVVATDLSLAQNVIRQLEAGITWINTWGESPAEMPVGGWKLSGVGVENGFEGIMAYMRIKSTLVQLGKGATKGLFAKL, from the coding sequence ATGACCTTCTCAAAAGAGATTCACACCTTTCACTCGGGAAAGCCTCAGCCGCAATCCTCGGGATCGCACACCTTCCAGTCTCTCGATCCAACCACGGCCAAGCCATTGGCAACAATCtacaccaccaccgccgcccagcTCAACGACGCCGTCTCCTCTGCCCAAAAGGCGTTCCCAACATGGTCGCAGACGCCTGCCCCGAAGCGAGCCGCCATCCTGCTCCGCGCCGCCGCTATTTTGCGAGAACGCAACGAGGCGCTGGCCCGCACGGAGATGCTGGACACGGGCAAGGCCTGGTCCGAGACGTCAACGGTCGATGTGGTCACCGGCGCTGATGTCCTGGAGTACTACGCGCACTTCATTGGCAACAGCCAGCCCGGCCAGCACACCACGCTGCGGCCAGACGCCTACGTGCTGACGAGCCACGAGCCGCTGGGCGTTTGCGCCGGCATTGGCGCCTGGAACTATCCCATCCAGATTGCCCTGTGGAAATCCTCGCCGTGTCTGGCTGCAGGAAACTGCATGGTCTACAAGCCCAGCGAGGTGACGCCTCTGCACGCCAATACGTTGGCTGAGATCTACATCGAGGCCGGGATGCCGCCTGGAGTATTCAACGTCGTCTACGGCGATGGTCCCAGTGTCGGGGCGCCCCTTGTCGCCCATCCGGGCATCGCAAAGGTCAGCTTCACAGGCCAGGTTAGCACCGGCAGCAAAGTAGCCAGcgaggccgccaagggcTTGAAGAGCGTTACAATGGAGCTCGGAGGCAAGAGTGCTGTTGTGGTTCTGCCAGACGCTGACGTCGACGAGGCAGCCGacattgccatggctgccaatttcttctcctctggcCAGGTCTGCACAAACGGCTCGCGAGTCTTCATCCCCGATACCTTACTATCACGCGTCGAGGAAGGTCTTATCAAACGTTGCCGCGAGGGCATCCGCATGGGCTTGCCACAAGACGAAACGACGAATTATGGCCCAGTAGTCAGCGCCGCCCAGCGCGACAAGTGCAACATGTACATTCGACATGGCAAAGAAGTCGACAAGGCAAAGGTCCTGTACGACGGCGCCGTTGATGCGCAGAAGAATAAGCCTACGCCCGACGGATACTGGGTCCCGCCCGTCATCTTCACCAACTGCACAGACGATATGCGCATCGTGCGCGAAGAAATCTTTGGCCCCGTCATGTCAATCTTGCCATACAAGACACAGGGCAAGTCACAGGAAGAGTGGCTCCCGGAGCTGATTCGGCGCGCAAACGACACCGAAACCGGCCTGGCTGCCGGAGTTGTTGCTACGGATCTGAGTCTGGCGCAGAACGTTATCCGACAGCTGGAAGCCGGCATCACTTGGATCAACACCTGGGGAGAGTCTCCGGCTGAAATGCCCGTGGGCGGGTGGAAATTGAGTGGCGTTGGTGTTGAGAATGGCTTCGAGGGTATCATGGCTTACATGCGGATAAAGAGCACGCTGGTACAGCTGGGTAAGGGTGCGACCAAGGGGCTTTTTGCCAAGCTATAG
- a CDS encoding uncharacterized protein (SMCOG1169:sugar transport protein~TransMembrane:7 (i152-172o184-207i219-236o242-261i273-294o314-340i389-408o)~antiSMASH:Cluster_2.3): MNDVLRDSPFGQVVRFLSKNKYLQYAEERGGFQNPYYGSQALQKEVDIELPTTAASSNTTLEETTTTGLERTNSQEFTTKPPLAEATDDVENGLSDNPIERVVTTQSHSEVQRIESRPIKPTTTSDGTILVDWYTTDDPENPQNWSALRKGFVSFQICIYSFAVYFGSSIYIGAVPEVVERYGISVEVSSLALALYVFGYGFGAMIFSPLSEIAAIGRNPPYIITLFIYTILWVPASLVDNFAGFVVLRFLTGFFGAPCLATGGASFADVYPLLHVPYLLVIWGGATVFGPAIAPVISNFSAPAEGWHWVSWEMLWLSAPILFGFFFFLPETSSATILYYRARRLRRITGNDRYRSQSEIDQTKRQMTMKDILYNAIIKPVEINALDPSVLFSTIYTSLVYAIFYSFFEAFPLRCLHVSGFPSAYFFLHGHPGRVFTGWHLS, from the exons ATGAACGACGTATTACGTGACTCGCCCTTTGGGCAGGTAGTCCGCTTTCTCAGCAAGAACAAATACTTGCAATATGCCGAAGAACGAGGTGGATTCCAAAACCCCTATTACGGCTCGCAAGCTTTGCAAAAGGAAGTCGACATAGAACTTCCCACTACGGCCGCCTCTTCGAATACTACGTTGGAAgaaactactactactggCTTGGAAAGGACAAATTCTCAAGAATTTACGACCAAGCCCCCCCTCGCCGAAGCAACCGATGACGTGGAAAATGGCCTTTCAGACAATCCCATCGAGAGGGTCGTCACTACTCAGAGCCATAGTGAAGTGCAGAGAATAGAAAGTCGTCCTATTAAACCAACAACTACGAGCGATGGGACAATATTAGTTGATTGGTACACTACCG ATGATCCTGAAAACCCCCAAAACTGGAGTGCGCTTCGAAAAGGTTTTGTATCTTTCCAAATATG CATCTATTCTTTTGCTGTCTACTTTGGATCTTCCATCTATATCGGTGCTGTGCCCGAGGTGGTAGAAAGATACGGTATCAGCGTCGaggtttcttctttggctctcGCTTTATACGTTTTTGGAT ATGGCTTTGGTGCCATGATATTTTCTCCATTAAGCGA AATCGCCGCAATAGGCAGAAACCCTCCATACATTATAACGCTCTTCATATATACCATACTCTGGGTCCCAGCATCCCTTGTGGATAATTTCGCTGGATTCGTCGTTCTGCGCTTCTTGACAGGGTTTTTCG GTGCGCCATGTCTTGCGACTGGAGGTGCTTCATTTGCTGATGTT TATCCACTTCTTCATGTGCCTTACTTATTGGTCATTTGGGGCGGAGCCA CTGTATTTGGTCCTGCTATCGCGCCGGTAATCTCTAACTTCAGTGCCCCTGCAGAGGGCTGGCATTGGGTATCTTGGGAGATGCTGTGGCTCAGTGCACCCATcctctttggcttcttcttcttcctccccgAAACCTCATCGGCCACGATCCTTTACTACAGAGCACGAAGATTGCGGAGAATAACCGGCAATGATCGATACCGTTCACAATCAGAAATCGATCAAACAAAGCggcagatgacgatgaaggatattttatataatgccatcatcaagccAGTTGAGATTAACGCTCTTGATCCTTCGGTGCTCTTCTCCACCATCTATACCAGCCTTGTCTACGCCATCTTCTACTCCTTCTTCGAAGCTTTCCCTCTT CGCTGTTTGCATGTTTCTGGCTTCCCGTCGgcttatttctttttg CATGGACATCCCGGCCGAGTGTTCACTGGATGGCACCTATCATAG
- a CDS encoding uncharacterized protein (EggNog:ENOG41~antiSMASH:Cluster_2.3), whose amino-acid sequence MTTSDGIKGTINEDGVGIIKKHFAEEIAQGRLKTTGKLPTIVVRIDASKTKETFGMKFIGFQGQVKSVVNQYLELTKE is encoded by the coding sequence ATGACTACATCGGACGGTATAAAGGGTACTATAaatgaagatggcgttgGTATTATCAAGAAGCACTTTGCCGAGGAGATTGCACAGGGACGCCTAAAGACTACAGGAAAGCTGCCAACTATTGTTGTTCGGATTGATGCCAGCAAGACTAAGGAGACTTTTGGTATGAAGTTCATTGGATTTCAAGGTCAGGTCAAGAGCGTGGTAAACCAATACTTGGAGCTTACTAAGGAGTGA
- a CDS encoding uncharacterized protein (EggNog:ENOG41~antiSMASH:Cluster_2.3), which produces MVKTHSIFSKEEFYGLPTFPDAEGKKYSAIVTGANGITGSHMIRVLAEAPERWGTIYALSRRPPTSLIDGNIKYLSVDFLEKPEEIAKTLQEHVLEVDYAFFTSYIQPPGVWSDTDELERLNTLLLSNFLSALTLAQQIPKRVLLQTGAKNYGLHIGPAINPQEESNPRVTSAPNFYYPQEDILWKWCRENNTEWNVTRPAFIIGAVRDAAINIAYAFALYAAIQKELGAPLEFLGDLAAWDVEKHQSNALLIGYHAEWAVLTPSARNQALNIADGGVFTYGQFWPVLAALYGIPYNVPESDDAKYKTIEMPISPPPRGFGPAGKFRTAGSYVDWANKPEVKQAWETLKARHNIAPKPDPFDKIPEIFGLLDIDVLGCWGRSLSMNKSRKQGWNGYIESCDSFIKTFEELSALKMIPPFKRPEKIEVKHHGY; this is translated from the exons ATGGTCAAGACTCACAGTATCTTCTCGAAAGAGGAGTTCTACGGCCTGCCTACATTTCCCGACGCTGAGGGCAAAAAATACTCTGCCATCGTGACGGGTGCCAATGGCATCACTGGCTCTCATATGATTCGTGTGCTAGCTGAGGCTCCAGAGCGTTGGGGAACCATCTATGCACTGAGCAGAAGGCCGCCTACGTCTCTAATCGATGGCAACATCAAGTATCTCTCTGTTGACTTTTTGGAAAAGCCCGAAGAGATAGCCAAGACACTGCAAGAACACGTGCTGGAGGT AGACTATGCTTTTTTCACTTCATACATCCAACCCCCGGGCGTCTGGTCTGACACCGATGAGTTGGAGAGATTGAATA CGCTTCTATTGTCCAACTTTCTCTCTGCATTGACCCTGGCCCAACAAATCCCCAAGCGAGTTCTTCTCCAAACCGGTGCAAAGAATTACGGCTTGCATATTGGGCCTGCCATTAACCCACAAGAGGAATCAAACCCTCGCGTTACATCCGCGCCAAACTTCTATTACCCACAGGAGGATATACTCTGGAAATGGTGTCGCGAAAACAACACCGAGTGGAATGTGACTCGACCAGCTTTCATCATTGGTGCCGTACGCGATGCGGCAATAAACATTGCTTACGCATTTGCTCTCTACGCTGCTATCCAGAAAGAACTTGGAGCACCCCTCGAATTTCTCGGTGATCTCGCTGCTTGGGATGTCGAGAAACACCAGTCAAATGCGCTCCTTATTGGCTATCACGCTGAGTGGGCAGTTCTCACACCCTCCGCCCGCAACCAAGCCTTGAACATTGCGGATGGCGGCGTGTTCACATATGGTCAATTTTGGCCCGTCCTTGCTGCTCTCTATGGCATTCCCTACAACGTTCCCGAGTCAGATGACGCCAAGTACAAGACTATTGAAATGCCAATTAGTCCTCCGCCTCGAGGCTTTGGGCCTGCTGGCAAATTCAGAACTGCCGGATCATACGTCGATTGGGCAAACAAGCCCGAAGTCAAACAGGCATGGGAGACGTTGAAGGCAAGGCACAACATTGCACCGAAGCCCGATCCTTTTGATAAGATTCCGGAGATATTTGGCCTGTTGGACATTGATGTTCTTGGGTGCTGGGGACGAAGCTTGAG CATGAACAAGAGCCGAAAGCAAGGATGGAATGGATACATCGAATCGTGCGACTCTTTCATCAAGACGTTTGAGGAGCTTTCCGCCCTGAAGATGATTCCGCCTTTCAAGCGACCAGAGAAGATTGAGGTTAAGCATCACGGATATTGA
- a CDS encoding putative secondary metabolism biosynthetic enzyme (antiSMASH:Cluster_2.3~SMCOG1040:alcohol dehydrogenase), translated as MSYSFTVQRGSASGKIEEAISQRQLGRNEAYLKITHSGLCGTDEHYLHAGVALGHEGVGIVQAVGSDVTSVKVGDRVGFGWVHKTCGRCQPCLTGLDVYCENKTEFGSHDHDVGSFASHAVWDADSLYKIPDGLDGAYAAPLMCGGATVWSPFALYGIKPTDRVGIVGIGGLGHLAIQFAAKMGCEVVVFSSSESKREDAMKLGAAEYHVLTAESSLEGIKQVNHMLLCGSAQPDFKRIIQLTATAGRIYALIVSFDTSAVPMMALLARGISIQGSAGAPRAEIQKMLEFAVRNDVKPTIMKWPLTTKGVEEAMQALREGKMRYRGVLVAEE; from the exons ATGAGCTACTCTTTCACCGTTCAGCGTGGATCCGCGAGTGGAAAGATTGAGGAAGCCATTTCACAGCGCCAATTAGGCCGCAATGAAGCCTACCTGAAAATCACTCATTCCGGCCTATGTGGAACAGATGAACACTACCTTCATGCCGGCGTGGCTCTGGGCCATGAAGGCGTAGGCATCGTCCAGGCTGTCGGCTCTGATGTGACTTCTGTCAAAGTTGGCGACCGAGTCGGCTTCGGCTGGGTCCACAAGACTTGCGGACGCTGTCAGCCCTGTCTGACCG GACTGGATGTGTATTGCGAGAACAAGACGGAGTTTGGGTCTCACGACCACGATGTTGGCTCATTTGCCAGCCACGCGGTCTGGGATGCGGATTCGCTCTACAAGATCCCCGACGGTCTCGACGGGGCTTATGCTGCTCCTCTGATGTGCGGTGGCGCTACAGTGTGGTCGCCGTTCGCCTTGTACGGTATCAAGCCGACCGATCGAGTCGGCATCGTGGGCATCGGAGGGCTGGGACACCTGGCGATCCAATTTGCCGCCAAGATGGGATGCGAGGTCGTCGTCTTCTCAAGCAGCGAGTCCAAGAGAGAGGATGCAATGAAGCTGGGCGCGGCCGAGTACCATGTCTTGACTGCCGAGTCCTCGCTCGAGGGCATCAAGCAAGTGAACCACATGCTGCTCTGCGGAAGCGCGCAGCCAGATTTCAAGCG AATTATCCAACTCACCGCCACGGCTGGCAGAATCTACGCTTTGATCGTTAGCTTCGACACATCTGCGGTTCccatgatggccttgttggCTCGAGGCATTAGCATCCAGGGCTCTGCAGGGGCACCCCGGGCTGAAATCCAGAAAATGCTCGAGTTTGCAGTCCGCAATGATGTCAAGCCCACCATCATGAAATGGCCCCTTACCACGAAAGGCGTAGAAGAGGCAATGCAGGCGTTgagagaggggaagatgAGGTATCGCGGTGTCTTAGTGGCGGAGGAGTAA
- a CDS encoding uncharacterized protein (EggNog:ENOG41) produces MAPSVLVIGAGGAFGRPLMEEFIKQKASFSRIAILSDPAKVSKFSDFAARGIEVISGSYLDPKSYEGFEVVVSVVGNSIMRLQPAMIEAAIAGGVRHFYPSEFGSDVAQEQLRTFRYLRDKRVTRDHLAAKAKEHPDFYYTLMLTGVFTEWTADPFYNIDVVAHTANPYGYPDKPLHVTSIPDIAKYTVESILLPVTPGVQKREIRVVGEKTTFQKFVDDLGEVQGVKYKVTYLDPAEAAKNEREAWARGDEANELMWSVKPMAAGGIALVPGELDNDKFSFRPESVKETMQRIYGK; encoded by the exons ATGGCTCCTTCAGTTCTCGTTATTGGTGCAGGCGGCGCGTTTGGTAGACCTCTTATGGAGGAATTCATCAAGCAAAAAGCTTCCTTTTCCAGGATTGCCATCTTGTCAGATCCCGCCAAGGTCTCTAAATTTTCCGACTTTGCAGCCCGAGGCATAGAAGTCATTTCTGGATCTTACCTGGACCCCAAGTCGTATGAAG GCTTTGAAGTTGTGGTGTCTGTAGTTGGCAATTCCATCATGAGACTGCAACCTGCCATGATCGAAGCTGCCATTGCGGGTGGAGTCCGCCACTTTTATCCATCCGAGTTTGGATCAGACGTCGCCCAGGAACAGCTGCGAACTTTCCGCTATCTTCGAGACAAGCGTGTCACCCGTGACCATCTCGCCgccaaggcaaaggagcACCCGGATTTCTATTATACGCTCATGTTGACTGGTGTCTTCACCGAATGGACCGCTGACCCGTTTTACAACATCGATGTTGTCGCTCATACTGCGAATCCATATGGATATCCCGACAAGCCACTTCATGTGACTTCGATCCCGGA TATTGCAAAGTATACCGTTGAGTCAATTCTATTGCCTGTAACTCCCGGTGTTCAGAAGCGCGAAATTCGGGTAGTTGGAGAAAAGACCACATTCCAGAAATTCGTCGATGACTTGGGCGAGGTCCAGGGAGTCAAGTACAAGGTCACATACCTGGATCCTGCAGAGGCCGCCAAAAATGAGAGAGAAGCTTGGGCTCGTGGTGATGAGGCGAATGAGCTGATGTGGTCCgtcaagccaatggcagccggTGGAATCGCACTTGTCCCCGGGGAGCTGGATAACGATAAGTTTTCGTTCCGCCCAGAGTCTGTCAAGGAGACCATGCAGAGAATTTATGGGAAATAA
- a CDS encoding uncharacterized protein (EggNog:ENOG41~TransMembrane:1 (o417-437i)): MSGDEIYGTSGFVHNNVTFNIPSRSYDQRFTYTDEYDVQPLEFIAVTGTEADERNKNVSRRIRSQAMRNYVWRQNHPTTTDEMAAAAAVPLKVKSQQKYEGKFRIGSRPRKTKKPTKVKLAILESITTSESEQDQDVRKALLRYSKWSIRQSLMPDKNLLMRKGANSDPFNAFSFPMGPESEQFIFYYQKHYAVNCIALNLSPDCWYFVREELALFHAVLYLVSLDYNMKYGLIDSPGSLFHGREAFRLINEAIKDNAIRDTLIAAVSLVITRENLAGKFDLAKIHMQGLQLMVHQRGGIQNVESIHRNVITWADLCYSNIWDCKPSFPLLPLKLTGTEAELPTGMKSMTLSPARTFGSGSLINSIFRSLRRLSIAFCPEYDARLDGSSMSNQIYSVEYDLLTLQNINLEALNASEYLSSSSVLMNIAAYIYLYLILRELPVRSKIFHTLFQRLRDSLEMQDTEWWNLAPERQRWLLWVVFMGYGAASEWDEKWLFVERMEPLGAALMLSTKEELRSAFQGVIWHDRCEEFLEKLWNDISHRKGTKTDS, encoded by the exons ATGAGTGGAGATGAAATATACGGGACTTCCGGATTCGTCCACAACAATG TAACGTTCAATATTCCCTCTCGGTCCTACGATCAGAGATTCACCTACACCGATGAGTATGATGTACAACCACTCGAATTCATCGCTGTCACGGGAACAGAAGCAGATGAACGCAACAAAAATGTGTCGAGACGCATTCGCAGTCAAGCTATGCGCAACTATGTCTGGAGACAAAACCatccaacaacaacagacgaaatggctgcagcagccgcggtCCCGCTCAAAGTAAAGTCGCAGCAAAAGTATGAAGGGAAGTTTCGAATTGGCTCGCGGCCAcgcaagacaaaaaagcCTACAAAAGTAAAGCTCGCTATTTTGGAATCAATAACAACTTCAGAATCTGAACAGGACCAAGATGTAAGAAAGGCTCTTTTGCGTTACTCAAAATGGTCCATTCGACAAAGCCTCATGCCTGATAAGAACCTGTTGATGAGAAAAGGTGCAAACTCGGATCCCTTTAACGCATTCTCTTTTCCAATGGGGCCTGAAAGCGAAcagtttattttttatt ATCAAAAGCATTATGCTGTTAACTGTATTGCTCTCAACCTATCACCAGACTGTTGGTATTTCGTCAGAGAGGAGCTTGCATTATTCCATGCGGTTCTGTATCTCGTCTCTCTAGATTACAATATGAAATACGGTCTAATCGACTCTCCTGGGAGCCTCTTCCATGGGAGAGAGGCATTTCGATTGATCAACGAGGCTATCAAAGATAATGCGATAAGAGATACTCTCATTGCAGCCGTTTCATTAGTCATTACGAGAGAG AATCTCGCTGGCAAATTTGACCTGGCCAAAATTCACATGCAAGGTCTCCAACTGATGGTTCATCAGCGAGGAGGCATACAAAATGTCGAAAGCATCCATAGAAATGTGATAACATG GGCCGATTTATGCTACTCAAACATCTGGGACTGCAAgccatcttttcctctcctACCTCTGAAACTTACCGGAACTGAGGCCGAGCTGCCCACGGGCATGAAAAGTATGACGCTCTCTCCAGCGCGCACTTTCGGCTCCGGTTCGCTCATAAACTCAATCTTCCGGTCTCTCAGACGCTTATCTATCGCATTCTGCCCAGAGTATGATGCTCGCCTAGATGGATCGTCAATGAGCAACCAAATATATAGCGTCGAATACGATCTTCTCACTCTCCAAAACATCAACCTCGAAGCTCTGAATGCCAGCGAATATCTCTCATCTAGCTCTGTTTTGATGAATATCGCGGCATATATTTACCTCTATCTCATTTTAAGAGAACTTCCAGTCAGATCAAAGATATTCCACACCCTCTTTCAGCGATTACGAGATTCTTTGGAGATGCAGGATACAGAATGGTGGAATCTGGCTCCTGAGAGACAACGCTGGTTGCTATGGGTCGTATTTATGGGGTATGGAGCTGCCTCAGAATGGGATGAGAAATGGCTGTTTGTAGAAAGGATGGAGCCGCTGGGTGCTGCACTAATGCTGAGTACAAAAGAAGAACTTCGATCTGCGTTTCAAGGAGTTATTTGGCACGATAGGTGTGAAGAGTTTTTGGAAAAGCTATGGAATGACATATCGCATCGCAAAGGAACTAAGACGGATAGCTAG
- a CDS encoding uncharacterized protein (TransMembrane:2 (i149-167o173-198i)), translated as MEQTSSQLTPEMSLLRLLVSSEPQCGVLGVPTGTDDHQRIPGIDRSFDEVALWEEFEVIKRSAEWHVGQYIKFWDRCENADGDPAVLGHSKRRNQLDESLFKSNGSKDRWRLKVEHDKAVRELLTIQRIFSILVADEERITGYRCMKKALAYSAVLPGAYFIHHAHFNTASSIVAAAAAVFAGYGIVSSLSHGAYVSLRVLVIDKCRQMVGSLEDRVRTGAVNREDQELFDKAWFIPLNWFQLEE; from the exons ATGGAACAAACCAGCAGTCAACTCACCCCAGAAATGAGCCTTCTCCGTCTCTTAGTATCTTCCGAACCGCAATGCGGGGTATTGGGCGTGCCAACAGGCACCGACGACCATCAGCGCATCCCTGGAATCGATCGCAGCTTCGACGAAGTGGCGCTCTGGGAAGAGTTCGAGGTCATAAAACGCTCTGCAGAGTGGCACGTGGGCCAATATATCAAGTTTTGGGATCGCTGTGAAAATGCAGATGGCGACCCTGCGGTGTTGGGCCATAGCAAAC GCCGAAATCAACTCGACGAGAGCCTTTTCAAGTCCAACGGCAGCAAAGACAGATGGCGGCTGAAGGTCGAGCACGATAAGGCTGTCCGCGAACTGCTTACGATACAGCGCATCTTCAGCATTTTAGTCGCGGACGAGGAAAGGATCACGGGCTATCGGTGTATGAAGAAAGCGCTGGCTTA CTCCGCCGTGTTACCTGGTGCTTACTTCATCCACCACGCGCACTTTAACACGGCTTCAAGCatcgttgctgctgctgctgcggtaTTTGCAGGCTACGGCATAGTATCCTCCCTGAGCCACGGAGCCTACGTAAGCTTGCGGGTGCTGGTGATCGATAAGTGCCGACAGATGGTAGGCTCGCTAGAAGACCGCGTCCGGACCGGCGCGGTCAACCGGGAAGACCAAGAACTGTTTGATAAGGCATGGTTCATCCCTTTGAACTGGTTTCAACTCGAGGAGTAA
- a CDS encoding uncharacterized protein (EggNog:ENOG41~TransMembrane:1 (o372-391i)): MSQQPPSYKDGQEIPPINSDALLLVRLEVWHYFKLGRSPILNHDLAQLFIALELANWTVKEVEIVEPKGLASRDEFVPVQVDFEHRRYTDNDPNGRAQYDVRELFRHNAPALIFQFFLKIGSKPHIMNLFPLNVPQLHKNRYVQIFPINKLNITSQRLLKPAEVEDTKAIATLLSTLDDGLSALSHVVGVFDLYSDLMGQNETSSAFTNIVDAEDMFRCAATIFDAIGSPVTVIRNLRQSYEAQVNQAAASEPAHLFAWQLAVNPFFEYQVRFSGIARDLQQIQVGEVVTPQSMYETALGLHASSLLFTKAKKSLEPQLVNQLDLYTRDMIQLKNVRNIGGLATGLAAVAGIFKGTGIGGASIQSLVSHLPLGWWSIGAIFIGGIIVGSCAQSDIKTSLKKKEMVQEFNYDLQVITNAANEARKDLVTIICKKNFNIELSKLGDHEKNAILESFGVDVSAIRHKEYCEALTGGGTSKLLEFYRRLTADFDQMRKACGFGVVVEES; encoded by the exons ATGAGCCAACAACCTCCAAGCTACAAGGATGGACAGGAAATTCCTCCCATTAATTCGGACGCACTACTCCTGGTCAGATTGGAGGTCTGGCACTATTTTAAGCTTGGCAGGTCTCCAATCCTCAACCACGACTTGGCCCAGCTGTTTATCGCACTCGAACTCGCAAACTGGACTGTGAAAGAAGTTGAAATTGTTGAACCAAAGGGTCTTGCGAGTCGTGACGAGTTCGTTCCGGTTCAA GTTGATTTCGAGCACAGACGCTACACCGATAACGATCCCAATGGAAGGGCTCAATATGATGTCCGAGAGCTCTTCCGGCACAATGCCCCGGCGCTCATCTTCCAGTTTTTTCTTAAAATTGGTAGCAAGCCTCACATTATGAACCTGTTCCCTCTCAACGTACCACAGCTCCACAAGAATAGATACGTCCAGATTTTCCCTATAAACAAGCTGAACATAACAAGCCAAAGGCTTTTGAAGCCTGCAGAGGTGGAAGATACCAAGGCTATTGCCACTCT GCTCTCCACTCTCGATGACGGCCTCTCAGCCCTATCCCATGTTGTGGGGGTATTCGACTTATATTCGGATCTAATGGGCCAGAACGAAACTTCTTCCGCCTTTACAAATATCGTAGACGCTGAAGATATGTTCAGGTGTGCTGCTACCATctttgatgccattggcTCGCCCGTCACCGTTATTCGTAAC CTGAGACAGTCCTACGAGGCCCAGGTAAACCAGGCAGCAGCCAGTGAACCAGCACACCTCTTTGCCTGGCAGCTGGCTGTAAATCCGTTCTTTGAGTACCAAGTCAGGTTTTCCGGTATTGCGAGAGACCTTCAGCAAATACAAGTTGGTGAAG TCGTTACTCCTCAGTCAATGTACGAAACAGCTTTAGGTCTTCATGCCAGTAGCCTCCTGTTCACCAAGGCTAAGAAGTCCCTAGAGCCACAACTGGTTAACCAGCTTGATCTTTATACGAGAGACATGATCCAGCTTAAAAATGTCCGCAATATTGGCGGGTTAGCTACTGGTTTAGCTGCAGTCGCTGGAATCTTTAAGGGAACTGGGATTGGGGGCGCCAGCATCCAATCCTTGGTCTCACATTTGCCCCTTGGGTGGTGGAGCATTGGCGCGATATTCATCGGTGGGATCATCGTAGGTAGCTGCGCACAGTCCGACATCAAGACCAgtctcaagaagaaggaaatggTTCAAGAGT TTAATTATGACCTACAAGTCATAACCAATGCGGCCAACGAGGCGCGGAAAGACTTGGTCACAATCATATGCAAAAAGAATTTCAACATTGAGCTCTCCAAACTAGGAGACCACGAGAAGAACGCAATTCTGGAGAGCTTTGGAGTTGATGTCAGTGCGATCCGGCACAAGGAATATTGCGAGGCCCTCACCGGGGGTGGCACCAGCAAGCTCCTGGAGTTCTATAGGAGGTTAACTGCGGATTTCGATCAGATGAGAAAGGCTTGCGGATTTGGTGTTGTCGTCGAAGAGAGCTGA